One part of the Dyadobacter sp. 676 genome encodes these proteins:
- the ppk1 gene encoding polyphosphate kinase 1, whose amino-acid sequence MSGSSDPIYSNEKRSKLTNLFALFKSPKEPAAAEDGKAVSSSSEKANTQMQQSDLISRDLSWMKFNDRVLDQATNEDRNLFDRLKFLAITSSNLDEFFTIRVGSLYNYLDFGKERLDYSGLREIPFRKVLMKEVHDFVRRQNECYKNQLMPLFAKHGFRIAGLEETTPGEKAAMEEYFDRTVYPMLTPMLFDYTHAFPVLLAKVLILGVITQVKGTTSEEDRKLSFVQVPQNLPRFYVVEREDELLFVPIELIVKAHVNKLYRNVDIVSTNLFRIIRNGDFTLEESDDIEADFIDEIKQKIKSRRLGRVVQVSMEPDVNPDLLNLIKKRWEIDDHNVFLTDALIDYTALWSIIKHPEFKDQIPPTRPPVPPLGLDRERIPDIFEVMRERDILLHHPYNNFEPVLQLLEQAAEDPKVLSIKLTIYRLAKNSRVTEALLRAAENGKHVAVLFEVKARFDEENNIREAQRLQKAGCFVIYGIGLLKTHTKLLLIVRNEGNRVLRYAHLSSGNYNEDTSKLYTDTGLLTSNEEYTHDISEFFNVITGHSIPSEYQNLITAPRYMRAKLIELIQQEAENAKAGLKSGICIKINSLEDRDTIYELYKASEAGVPIKLIVRGMCCLRPQRKGLSENITVRSLVGDFLEHSRIFYFHQNGNPLVYGGSADAMVRSFDKRIESLFKLVDPRVRQEAIHILYYSLKDNVNAYELQEDGNYVKCEIEEGSEPLNVHQAFYDVTLDQVMATQLFEEEDRRIEMAQQAPEPASAGPEVEQFDANK is encoded by the coding sequence ATGTCCGGCTCATCCGACCCTATATATAGCAATGAAAAAAGAAGCAAACTGACCAACCTGTTCGCACTTTTCAAAAGCCCGAAGGAACCCGCCGCGGCGGAAGACGGTAAGGCGGTCAGTTCGTCGTCGGAAAAAGCAAATACCCAAATGCAGCAAAGCGACCTGATCAGCAGGGACCTTAGCTGGATGAAATTCAACGACAGGGTGCTCGACCAGGCGACAAACGAGGACCGTAATCTGTTTGACCGCCTCAAATTTCTCGCCATTACGTCGTCCAATCTCGATGAATTTTTCACCATTCGGGTGGGGAGTCTTTATAATTACCTCGATTTCGGCAAGGAGCGCCTCGATTATTCGGGCCTGCGCGAAATACCCTTCCGCAAAGTGTTGATGAAAGAGGTGCACGATTTCGTGCGCCGCCAGAATGAATGCTACAAAAACCAGCTGATGCCGCTGTTCGCGAAGCACGGCTTTCGCATCGCCGGACTGGAAGAAACAACGCCGGGGGAGAAAGCCGCCATGGAAGAGTATTTCGACAGAACGGTATACCCGATGTTGACGCCGATGCTGTTCGACTACACGCATGCATTCCCCGTGCTCCTGGCGAAAGTGTTGATCCTCGGCGTGATTACCCAGGTAAAGGGAACCACTTCGGAAGAGGACAGAAAACTTTCTTTCGTGCAGGTACCTCAAAATCTGCCGCGCTTTTATGTGGTGGAGCGGGAGGACGAATTACTCTTTGTGCCCATAGAGCTGATCGTCAAGGCGCACGTCAACAAACTTTACCGGAATGTCGACATCGTTTCGACAAATCTGTTCAGGATCATTCGCAACGGCGATTTCACCCTGGAAGAAAGCGACGATATCGAGGCGGATTTCATCGACGAGATCAAACAGAAGATCAAAAGTCGCCGCCTGGGAAGGGTCGTGCAGGTATCGATGGAACCCGACGTTAATCCAGATTTGCTTAACCTGATTAAAAAACGCTGGGAGATCGACGATCATAACGTGTTCCTGACCGACGCGCTGATCGATTACACGGCACTGTGGAGCATTATCAAGCATCCCGAATTCAAAGATCAGATTCCGCCTACCCGGCCGCCGGTGCCGCCGCTGGGGCTCGACCGCGAGCGCATTCCCGACATTTTCGAGGTGATGCGGGAGCGCGATATTTTGCTGCACCATCCTTATAACAACTTCGAGCCTGTGCTTCAATTGCTGGAACAGGCGGCCGAAGATCCGAAGGTGCTGTCCATTAAACTGACCATTTACCGCCTCGCTAAAAATTCGCGGGTAACAGAGGCATTGCTGCGCGCTGCGGAGAATGGCAAGCACGTGGCGGTGTTGTTCGAAGTGAAAGCGCGTTTTGATGAGGAAAATAATATCCGTGAAGCACAAAGACTGCAAAAAGCGGGCTGCTTTGTGATTTACGGCATTGGCTTGCTCAAAACACACACCAAGCTGCTGCTGATCGTACGCAACGAAGGCAACAGGGTATTGCGGTATGCGCATTTGTCGAGCGGTAATTACAACGAGGACACGTCGAAGTTGTATACGGATACCGGCCTCCTCACTTCGAATGAAGAATATACCCACGACATTTCCGAGTTTTTCAATGTCATCACCGGCCATTCCATTCCATCGGAATACCAGAACCTCATTACGGCTCCCCGCTACATGCGCGCGAAGCTGATCGAATTGATCCAGCAGGAGGCGGAGAATGCGAAAGCTGGCCTGAAAAGTGGTATTTGTATTAAAATAAACTCACTGGAAGACCGCGACACGATTTATGAGCTTTATAAGGCCTCCGAGGCGGGTGTGCCCATTAAATTGATCGTTCGTGGCATGTGCTGCCTGCGGCCGCAACGCAAGGGATTAAGCGAAAATATTACAGTCCGTTCGCTCGTCGGCGACTTTTTGGAGCATTCCCGGATATTTTATTTCCATCAAAACGGCAACCCGCTTGTTTATGGCGGTAGTGCGGATGCCATGGTGCGGAGTTTCGACAAGCGCATCGAATCCCTGTTCAAGCTGGTCGACCCGCGCGTACGCCAGGAGGCTATTCACATCCTTTATTATAGTTTGAAAGACAATGTAAATGCCTACGAATTACAGGAGGATGGAAACTATGTCAAATGCGAGATCGAAGAAGGCAGCGAGCCATTGAACGTGCATCAGGCATTCTACGACGTAACCCTCGACCAGGTAATGGCCACGCAGCTTTTTGAGGAAGAGGACAGGCGCATTGAAATGGCGCAGCAAGCTCCCGAGCCGGCCAGCGCGGGCCCGGAAGTAGAGCAGTTCGACGCCAATAAATGA
- the corA gene encoding magnesium/cobalt transporter CorA, with amino-acid sequence MNRTDGSSKPTRNGGARKSKKYVKRGLLTSPGTLTYIGPDIELKTRIRRIRYNEHLYKEDTVKSLDECRAAENGENFITWLNVDGIHETSLIEKLGRLYHLHPLLMEDVVNTEHKPKLELYDSGHLFLTLKMLHVDSESPISISAEHVSFVLGKNYVLSFQEELTSDIFTTVENRLEASVGKTRRNGPDYLLFALMDVVVDNYFIVLEKLGDALDATEDQVIRGVQELSLKDMYALKRELTLARRQIWPLRDMVNQLIREDNMQISRDVIPYYRDLYDHIMQVLDTIDSYRELVASLVDVHLSTISNRMNQVMKTLTIFSAVFMPLTFIVGVYGMNFEFMPELKDPYGYYYTWGGDGRRNGRVDILFQI; translated from the coding sequence TTGAACAGGACAGACGGCAGTTCAAAGCCGACCAGGAACGGCGGGGCGAGGAAATCGAAAAAGTACGTTAAGCGCGGCCTGCTCACCTCGCCGGGCACGCTCACCTATATCGGCCCCGATATCGAACTGAAAACCAGGATCCGCCGCATCCGGTACAACGAGCACCTGTATAAGGAGGATACCGTGAAATCGCTGGACGAATGCAGGGCCGCGGAAAACGGGGAGAACTTTATTACATGGCTCAATGTGGACGGCATCCACGAAACTTCCCTGATCGAAAAATTGGGGAGGCTCTATCATTTGCATCCGTTGCTGATGGAAGACGTGGTCAATACCGAACACAAGCCGAAACTGGAATTGTATGATAGCGGCCATTTGTTCCTCACACTCAAAATGCTTCACGTCGACTCCGAATCGCCGATCAGCATTTCGGCGGAGCATGTAAGTTTCGTGTTGGGTAAAAACTATGTCCTTTCTTTCCAGGAAGAACTTACGTCCGATATTTTCACGACCGTCGAAAACCGCCTGGAAGCGTCGGTAGGCAAAACCCGCCGTAATGGGCCGGATTACCTGCTTTTTGCATTGATGGACGTCGTGGTCGACAACTACTTCATCGTGCTTGAAAAACTCGGCGATGCGCTCGACGCCACCGAAGACCAGGTGATCCGGGGTGTGCAGGAGCTTTCACTCAAAGATATGTACGCCTTGAAGCGCGAGCTGACACTGGCCCGGCGGCAGATCTGGCCGCTCCGCGATATGGTCAATCAGCTGATCCGCGAAGACAATATGCAAATCAGCCGGGACGTAATCCCCTATTACCGAGACCTCTACGACCACATTATGCAGGTGCTGGACACCATCGATTCGTACCGCGAACTGGTAGCCAGCCTCGTGGATGTGCATTTGTCGACGATCAGCAACCGCATGAACCAGGTAATGAAGACTCTGACGATTTTCTCGGCCGTTTTCATGCCGCTGACGTTTATCGTTGGCGTTTACGGGATGAACTTCGAGTTTATGCCCGAACTCAAAGACCCTTACGGGTACTACTATACATGGGGGGGTGATGGTCGCCGTAACGGCAGGGTTGATATTTTATTTCAAATCTAA
- a CDS encoding ArsC family reductase, whose amino-acid sequence MLTVYGIPNCDTIKKARTWLDKNKVPYQFYDYRKDGISPEKISTWFSEFPWDKVLNKASTTWKELSEEEKAKVTDAKSAAKLLSANPTAIKRPVIEDENGKALTLGYSEKIYGETFLK is encoded by the coding sequence ATGTTGACCGTTTACGGAATCCCGAATTGCGATACCATTAAAAAAGCCCGTACCTGGCTCGATAAGAACAAGGTGCCTTACCAGTTTTACGATTACAGAAAAGACGGTATCAGCCCGGAAAAAATCAGCACCTGGTTCAGCGAATTCCCGTGGGACAAAGTGCTGAACAAGGCTTCGACAACCTGGAAAGAACTCAGCGAAGAGGAAAAAGCGAAAGTAACCGACGCAAAGTCCGCCGCAAAACTGTTGTCAGCGAATCCGACGGCCATCAAACGCCCTGTAATCGAAGATGAAAACGGCAAGGCGCTGACGCTCGGCTATTCCGAGAAAATCTACGGGGAAACATTCCTCAAATAA
- a CDS encoding bifunctional UDP-N-acetylmuramoyl-tripeptide:D-alanyl-D-alanine ligase/alanine racemase, whose product MSLTVNTSPLVTTRAQYILTDSRQVSFPGQSIFFAIKGERHDGHRFLPELYAAGVREFVVEEASFTGELRETAAAWDDARIWVVASSVRALQQLVASKRKQFDIPVVGIAGSNGKTIVKEWLAQLLSPGRSIVASPKSYNSQIGVPLSVWNLSKEHSLAIFEAGISKAHEMEYLQPVMQPTIGIFTNIGPAHDDGFRSRKQKITEKLRLFTKVKKLIYRKDYHEIDEEVSLILKPVNAFLETLTWGSNYSGSNVQVSFTPGKDKTVISLTGKLGNHTFETGFRDDASLENLTHCIVFLLDFGLEPAVIQERVLLLKPVSMRLELKEGINHSYIIDDAYNNDLQGLSMALNFLSQQEQRNRKTVILSDVLHTGQTPAELYKMVSRLLGEKGIHRLIGIGSQISSQASQFDIPEQEFYEDTDTFLKTFAFHTLADTLVLVKGARPFSFEKIVHRIQQKAHGTVLEINLDALVHNLNYYRARAGQGTKIMAMVKAFAYGSGSSEVAALLQYHRVDYLGVAYTDEGVMLRQSGITLPIMVMNATSPTFDLLWQYQLEPEIYSRRILTDWVEYISRKGEPANTPSVHLKLDTGMHRLGFVKDDYEWLVEQLGKNPALKVASIFSHLVGADEGVHNDFSRKQYAQFMEGAELIERTLGYKTIKHILNSAGIVRFPEYRLDMVRLGIGLYGVEATGQDQRALQSVGTLKTIVSQIKYLASGETVGYSRKGIVAHDSAIATLAIGYADGYDRGLGNGVGKVWVNGTLCPTIGNVCMDMTMIDVTNAGVEEGDEVIVFGKEVPITELAKSINTIPYEILTGIGDRVKRVFFKE is encoded by the coding sequence ATGAGTCTTACCGTCAATACATCCCCTCTGGTAACCACGCGGGCCCAGTACATCCTGACCGACAGTCGGCAGGTTTCTTTCCCAGGACAAAGTATTTTTTTTGCCATCAAAGGCGAGCGCCACGACGGCCACCGTTTTCTGCCGGAGCTTTACGCGGCGGGCGTGCGGGAATTTGTGGTAGAAGAGGCTTCGTTTACCGGCGAATTGCGGGAAACCGCTGCCGCCTGGGATGATGCGCGGATCTGGGTGGTAGCTTCGAGCGTCCGTGCTTTGCAGCAACTGGTGGCTTCCAAAAGAAAGCAATTCGACATTCCGGTGGTGGGCATTGCGGGAAGTAACGGGAAAACGATCGTTAAAGAATGGCTCGCGCAGCTGCTGTCGCCCGGCCGTAGTATTGTGGCCAGTCCCAAAAGCTACAACTCTCAGATCGGCGTTCCGCTTTCGGTATGGAACCTGAGCAAAGAGCACTCGCTCGCGATTTTCGAGGCGGGTATTTCCAAGGCACATGAAATGGAATACCTGCAACCCGTTATGCAGCCTACAATTGGGATTTTCACCAACATTGGTCCGGCCCACGACGACGGTTTCCGGAGCCGGAAGCAGAAGATCACCGAAAAGTTGCGGCTTTTTACGAAGGTTAAAAAGCTTATTTACCGTAAAGATTACCACGAGATTGACGAGGAGGTAAGCCTGATCCTGAAACCGGTAAATGCATTCCTGGAAACGCTTACCTGGGGAAGCAATTATTCGGGTTCCAATGTGCAAGTGAGCTTTACGCCCGGGAAAGACAAGACCGTTATCTCCCTCACCGGCAAGCTCGGCAACCACACGTTCGAAACCGGCTTCCGCGATGATGCATCGCTCGAAAACCTGACGCATTGTATTGTTTTTCTGCTCGATTTCGGGCTGGAACCGGCAGTAATCCAGGAACGCGTGCTATTGCTTAAACCGGTTTCTATGCGCCTGGAACTCAAAGAGGGCATTAACCACTCCTATATTATCGACGACGCCTATAATAACGACTTACAGGGCTTGTCGATGGCGCTGAATTTCCTCTCTCAGCAGGAGCAGCGGAACCGTAAAACCGTCATACTTTCCGACGTGCTCCATACCGGCCAGACACCCGCCGAGCTTTATAAAATGGTATCCAGGCTGCTGGGAGAAAAAGGCATTCACCGGCTAATCGGAATCGGCAGCCAGATCAGCAGTCAGGCCTCGCAGTTCGACATTCCGGAGCAGGAATTTTATGAAGATACCGACACTTTTCTCAAAACATTCGCATTCCACACGCTGGCCGACACGCTTGTGCTCGTGAAGGGCGCGCGTCCCTTCTCGTTTGAGAAAATCGTGCACCGCATTCAGCAAAAAGCACACGGAACGGTGCTGGAAATCAACCTGGATGCCCTGGTACACAACCTGAACTACTACCGTGCCCGCGCCGGACAAGGTACCAAAATCATGGCCATGGTAAAGGCATTCGCCTATGGAAGCGGCAGTTCGGAGGTGGCCGCATTGCTGCAATATCATCGCGTGGATTACCTCGGCGTCGCCTATACCGATGAGGGCGTAATGCTTCGCCAGAGCGGCATTACATTGCCCATTATGGTTATGAATGCCACTTCCCCGACATTCGACCTTCTCTGGCAATACCAGCTCGAACCCGAAATTTACAGCCGGCGCATCCTGACCGACTGGGTCGAATACATTTCCAGAAAAGGCGAGCCGGCCAATACGCCGTCGGTACATTTGAAGCTCGATACGGGCATGCACCGTCTGGGTTTCGTAAAGGATGATTACGAATGGCTGGTGGAGCAACTCGGCAAAAACCCGGCATTGAAAGTCGCGAGCATATTCTCGCATCTGGTGGGCGCGGATGAAGGTGTGCACAATGACTTTTCAAGAAAGCAGTATGCGCAGTTCATGGAAGGTGCGGAACTGATCGAACGGACGCTGGGCTACAAAACCATTAAACATATTCTCAATTCGGCAGGCATTGTACGCTTTCCCGAGTACCGGCTGGACATGGTCCGCCTCGGTATCGGCCTTTACGGTGTGGAAGCGACGGGGCAGGACCAGCGCGCATTGCAATCGGTAGGGACGTTGAAAACCATTGTTTCGCAGATCAAATACCTGGCTTCCGGCGAAACGGTGGGATACAGCCGGAAAGGCATCGTAGCACACGATTCGGCCATTGCCACCCTCGCGATCGGTTATGCCGACGGCTACGACCGCGGCCTGGGCAATGGCGTGGGTAAAGTATGGGTGAATGGCACGCTATGCCCCACGATCGGCAATGTGTGCATGGATATGACGATGATCGACGTCACCAACGCCGGGGTTGAAGAAGGGGATGAAGTGATTGTTTTCGGTAAAGAAGTTCCCATTACGGAACTCGCGAAATCCATCAACACCATCCCCTACGAAATCCTGACGGGCATTGGCGACCGTGTCAAGCGGGTATTTTTCAAAGAGTGA
- a CDS encoding class I SAM-dependent methyltransferase, with protein sequence MSTVNDTADRNGMQQGFTDAEVAFIRDNIHANAGDLILKAGKFKGLDIKKLAGQIQSRQKALKKLPEWSANEKLIFPPALSVEQCSSEATALYKARIASGGTLIDITGGMGIDCYYMSRRFTETHYFEQQPEVVSSAAYNFAQLGASGIHVHVGESLNALRNGLTADWLYADPARRDANKEKVVRLAECVPDVAGNAGLLLSAAPRILIKTSPLLDIDLASKELPKLKEVHAIGYEQECKELLFVLDREMPDAGFKIKVRIIDAAGQPIHELDFDREEERNALVGYSKPLGYLYEPHAAVLKAGAFKTLCTRFDMQKLAMHSQLYTSEEYVNDFPGRSFRIVAVCKPDIREISKHIPGDKANITTRNFPAKPEELRKKWKTKDGGDRYLFATTLADHSKVVIVCTKVI encoded by the coding sequence ATGAGTACAGTGAACGATACGGCCGACCGGAATGGAATGCAGCAAGGCTTTACGGACGCCGAGGTCGCATTCATTCGTGACAACATACACGCGAATGCCGGCGATCTGATCCTGAAAGCGGGCAAATTCAAAGGATTGGATATAAAGAAACTGGCAGGACAGATCCAGTCGCGGCAGAAGGCGCTGAAAAAACTGCCTGAATGGTCGGCCAACGAAAAACTCATTTTTCCGCCCGCTCTGTCGGTAGAGCAATGTTCTTCGGAAGCCACTGCGCTTTACAAGGCGCGAATTGCTTCCGGCGGCACGCTGATAGACATTACCGGGGGCATGGGTATCGACTGCTACTATATGAGCCGCCGCTTTACGGAAACCCATTATTTCGAACAGCAGCCCGAGGTAGTGTCCAGCGCCGCCTACAACTTCGCGCAACTGGGCGCGTCGGGTATACACGTACATGTGGGGGAATCGCTGAATGCATTGCGAAACGGCCTGACAGCCGACTGGCTCTACGCCGACCCGGCCCGTCGCGATGCCAACAAGGAAAAAGTAGTGCGCCTCGCCGAATGCGTGCCCGACGTGGCGGGCAATGCAGGGTTACTGTTAAGTGCTGCCCCCCGTATTTTAATCAAAACTTCTCCCCTGCTCGACATCGACCTGGCCTCCAAAGAACTACCAAAACTGAAAGAAGTACACGCAATAGGTTACGAGCAGGAATGCAAGGAGCTGCTCTTTGTTTTGGACCGCGAAATGCCGGACGCCGGTTTTAAAATCAAAGTCCGCATTATCGACGCGGCAGGGCAACCCATTCACGAGCTCGATTTCGACCGTGAAGAAGAGCGGAATGCATTGGTGGGTTATTCCAAACCGCTGGGCTATTTATATGAACCTCACGCCGCGGTGCTGAAAGCAGGTGCATTCAAAACACTTTGCACGCGGTTCGATATGCAGAAACTCGCCATGCATAGCCAGCTATATACTTCGGAAGAATATGTAAACGATTTTCCGGGCCGCAGTTTCAGGATCGTGGCTGTCTGCAAGCCGGATATCCGGGAGATTTCAAAGCATATTCCAGGCGATAAAGCGAACATTACCACCCGTAATTTTCCCGCAAAACCCGAAGAATTGCGTAAAAAGTGGAAAACGAAAGACGGTGGCGATCGTTATCTCTTCGCCACCACCCTGGCCGATCATTCGAAAGTCGTCATCGTTTGTACCAAAGTTATTTGA
- a CDS encoding universal stress protein, with the protein MRSILIAIDFSENAERALAAAKLMAEKDVTELLILHAYQPYIADVNVTPGNIMPGIGGADFLSMATELEEEHHKRLDEYAARLVAEGYNAKAIWTLGSVQSAIEEAINDHVPDMIVIGRTGTGGFLDKLIGSSATHIALNSPCPVLVVPPQTELTEFKRVVYATQFEYEENNILREVFVLINHLGAQLTLLKIKSDTQPDIQPDNQYVDDIKAHFTIREGQIVIRENKHVLDGIEEYCDEVKADLLIMSTRERSFIEEYLINPSITRKLVIDTHVPLLVFHLK; encoded by the coding sequence ATGAGAAGTATCCTGATTGCCATCGACTTTTCCGAGAACGCCGAGCGTGCATTGGCCGCCGCCAAACTCATGGCCGAAAAAGATGTAACGGAGCTGCTGATCCTGCACGCTTACCAACCTTACATCGCAGACGTGAATGTTACGCCAGGGAACATAATGCCCGGTATCGGCGGGGCCGATTTCCTGTCGATGGCTACGGAGCTGGAAGAGGAACACCATAAACGGCTCGACGAATACGCTGCCAGGCTCGTGGCGGAAGGTTACAATGCCAAGGCGATCTGGACATTAGGCAGCGTGCAGTCGGCTATCGAGGAAGCCATCAACGACCACGTGCCGGATATGATCGTGATCGGGCGCACCGGGACTGGCGGGTTTCTCGATAAGCTGATCGGCAGCTCGGCCACGCACATCGCATTGAATTCGCCCTGCCCGGTGCTCGTGGTGCCGCCGCAAACCGAACTTACGGAATTCAAGCGGGTCGTTTATGCGACGCAGTTCGAGTACGAAGAAAACAATATCCTTCGGGAGGTTTTTGTATTGATAAACCACCTCGGCGCCCAGCTCACGTTGTTGAAGATCAAGTCGGACACCCAGCCGGACATCCAGCCCGACAACCAGTATGTCGACGACATCAAAGCCCATTTTACGATCCGCGAGGGGCAAATCGTGATCCGCGAAAACAAGCACGTGCTGGACGGCATCGAGGAGTATTGCGACGAGGTGAAGGCCGATCTGTTAATCATGTCCACCCGTGAGCGCTCGTTTATCGAAGAATATCTGATCAATCCGAGCATTACGCGGAAACTCGTTATCGATACACACGTACCTTTGCTGGTGTTTCACCTCAAATAA
- a CDS encoding cation:dicarboxylase symporter family transporter, which yields MKSKITIVNIVLVTIAAIASVLSAYDILPLSDNVLIGLRWLALAGLVVYAILKKNLTTSILISMLVGTEIGYDFPKMGTELHFLRQIFLQMIKTVIAPLLFATLVTGIAGHSDLKQVGRMGWKSLLYFEVVTTFALIIGLLFANWFKPGVGIVPPESLNATLPKVNQQTWQEIVLHSFPENIAKSIYHGEVLQIVVFSVLFGISLALLPSGKKEKFVHGVELLAEVMFKFTKIIMYFAPIGVGAAIAETVGHMGIDVLKNLALLLATLYCALIVFILVVFVPVAIIAKIPVIKFAKTIFEPVSIAFATTSSESALPKAMEKMEKFGVPRQIVSFVMPTGYSFNLDGSTLYLALATVFVAQATGTEMSVGQQFTMVLLLMLTSKGVAGIPRATLVILLGAIANFGMPEWPVLLIMGIDELMDMARTSVNVTGNCLATAVIARWEGELDDQKMHDSDKVVEETATSEV from the coding sequence ATGAAGAGCAAGATTACCATTGTCAATATCGTGCTGGTTACCATTGCCGCGATAGCCTCCGTTTTAAGTGCATATGATATCCTGCCGCTATCTGATAATGTGCTGATCGGCCTTCGCTGGCTGGCGCTGGCGGGTCTGGTTGTTTACGCGATCCTGAAAAAGAACCTTACCACTTCAATCCTCATATCGATGCTCGTCGGCACGGAAATCGGTTACGATTTTCCGAAAATGGGCACCGAACTGCACTTCCTGCGACAGATATTCCTGCAAATGATCAAGACGGTGATCGCGCCGCTGCTTTTCGCGACGCTCGTGACAGGCATAGCAGGGCATTCCGACCTGAAACAGGTAGGCCGTATGGGGTGGAAATCGCTGCTGTATTTCGAAGTAGTGACCACATTCGCATTGATCATCGGACTGCTGTTCGCCAACTGGTTCAAACCCGGTGTCGGTATCGTACCGCCCGAAAGCCTGAATGCGACGCTGCCGAAGGTGAACCAACAGACTTGGCAGGAGATCGTGCTGCATTCGTTTCCGGAGAACATCGCAAAATCCATTTACCACGGAGAAGTACTGCAAATCGTTGTTTTCAGCGTGCTTTTCGGCATCAGCCTTGCGTTGCTGCCGTCGGGCAAGAAGGAGAAATTCGTGCACGGCGTGGAGCTGCTGGCCGAGGTGATGTTCAAATTCACGAAAATCATCATGTATTTCGCGCCGATCGGTGTGGGGGCGGCCATTGCCGAAACAGTGGGGCATATGGGTATCGACGTTTTGAAAAACCTGGCACTGCTGCTGGCTACGCTCTATTGTGCCCTGATCGTCTTCATCCTGGTGGTATTTGTACCGGTAGCGATAATTGCCAAAATTCCGGTTATCAAATTTGCCAAAACCATTTTCGAACCGGTTTCGATTGCGTTCGCTACCACGAGTTCGGAATCCGCGTTGCCCAAGGCGATGGAAAAAATGGAGAAATTCGGCGTGCCGCGTCAGATCGTATCTTTCGTCATGCCAACGGGTTACAGCTTCAACCTGGACGGTTCCACGTTGTACCTTGCACTGGCTACCGTTTTTGTAGCACAGGCGACGGGTACCGAAATGTCGGTAGGACAGCAATTTACGATGGTGTTATTATTGATGCTCACCAGCAAGGGCGTGGCCGGTATCCCGCGGGCTACTTTGGTGATATTATTGGGCGCGATCGCTAACTTTGGCATGCCCGAATGGCCTGTGTTGCTGATCATGGGGATCGACGAGCTGATGGATATGGCCCGTACTTCGGTGAATGTGACCGGTAACTGCCTGGCGACCGCCGTAATTGCACGCTGGGAAGGCGAGCTCGATGATCAGAAAATGCACGATTCGGACAAGGTGGTGGAAGAAACCGCAACCAGCGAAGTTTAG